In Chryseobacterium camelliae, one DNA window encodes the following:
- a CDS encoding anhydro-N-acetylmuramic acid kinase, with the protein MIFQAIGLMSGTSLDGLDICFAEFEKAGTTWTFRILQAETVAYSEDWENKLRNAIQLSSEDLLELHSEYGFYLGKKAKEFIDKHQLENISLIASHGHTVFHQPQKRFTLQIGDGRAIKLETGLPVIYDFRTQDVLMKGNGAPLVPIGDELLFSGYDACLNLGGFSNISLSSEGKRIAFDIAPVNIVLNHLAQQLHKSFDENGALAERGKVDENLLKKLNALEFYHQQHPKSLGIEWCHQHIFPTFGNMEITDALATFTEHAAQQIAHVINTNNIKDILVTGGGAYNTFLMDKIKAKTKAEVIIPEKGIIDYKEALIFAFMGVLKMINEVNVLSSATGSRSDHCSGLMA; encoded by the coding sequence ATGATCTTCCAGGCTATAGGACTGATGTCCGGAACGAGTTTAGACGGATTGGATATCTGTTTTGCCGAATTTGAAAAAGCAGGAACCACCTGGACCTTCAGAATCCTTCAGGCCGAAACGGTGGCCTATTCTGAAGACTGGGAAAACAAACTTAGAAACGCCATTCAGCTTTCCTCTGAAGATTTGCTTGAACTGCATTCGGAATACGGCTTTTACCTTGGAAAAAAGGCTAAGGAATTCATTGATAAGCATCAGCTTGAAAACATCAGCCTGATCGCATCCCATGGACACACTGTTTTCCATCAGCCTCAGAAAAGATTTACCTTACAGATCGGTGACGGAAGGGCCATCAAACTGGAAACCGGCCTACCGGTCATCTATGATTTCAGAACCCAGGACGTCCTGATGAAAGGAAACGGCGCCCCGCTGGTTCCTATAGGTGATGAACTGCTTTTTTCCGGATACGACGCCTGCCTGAATCTTGGTGGATTTTCCAACATCTCCTTATCATCGGAAGGAAAGAGAATTGCTTTTGATATCGCTCCGGTGAATATTGTTTTAAATCATCTCGCGCAGCAGCTTCACAAAAGTTTTGACGAAAACGGAGCATTGGCGGAAAGAGGGAAAGTAGATGAAAATTTGCTTAAAAAACTTAATGCCTTGGAATTCTATCATCAGCAGCATCCTAAATCATTAGGAATAGAATGGTGCCATCAGCATATATTCCCCACTTTCGGGAATATGGAAATCACAGATGCCCTGGCTACTTTTACGGAACATGCCGCTCAGCAGATCGCCCATGTCATCAACACAAACAATATAAAAGATATTCTGGTTACGGGCGGAGGTGCTTACAACACATTTCTGATGGACAAAATAAAGGCAAAAACAAAAGCCGAAGTCATCATCCCGGAAAAAGGGATCATCGATTACAAGGAAGCTTTGATATTCGCCTTTATGGGCGTTTTAAA